The genome window CGTAAAAATCGAACGCCTTTGCCCGATACTTTAGGATTGGGATCTAAGGTTCCCACGACCACTTCTTTCACCCCATATTTTAAAATAGCTTCGGTACAGGGTGGCGTGCGTTTATCGGTATGGCAACAAGGCTCTAACGTAACATAGAGAGTCGCCCCAAGGGCTCTGGCTCCGGCCTTTTTTAGGGCAATGAGTTCCGCATGATCACTGCCAGCTTTATGATGATAACCTTCACTAATAACTTTACCCTGCTTAACCACCAACGCTCCTACCATGGGATTGGGGGAAGTAAGGCCTTGGCCTTTCAAGGCTAAATGAATGGCTTGGTGCATGAATTTAATCATCATGGATCCCGGGTCTGAGCCCGGGATGACGGACGGTCTCAATGACATACTGCTCTTATAACCGATTGCGATTTTTGATCAAGGTCACAAATTCTCCCACGTCTTTAAACGAACGATAGACCGAGGCAAATCGCACGTAGGCTACCTCATCTAATACTTTAAGTTTGTTCATGACTAATGCGCCAATCCAGTGCGAAGCCACCTCTTTTTCCCCTCTATCTAAAATTTCTCCTTCAATATCACTGACCGCCTTTCCGATGGTTTCGACCGAAATGGGGCGTTTTTCAGTGGCCTTTTGCAGACCCACGATGACCTTGTTACGATCATAGGGTTCACGCCGCCCATCTTTTTTAACCACGAGGGGAAAAGTCTCTTCTACTTGTTCGTAGGTGGTGAACCGCTTGCCACAGGCCTCACAGGCCCTTCGTCTACGTACAATGCTATCCTCTTGCGAAAGCCGCGAATCGATGACTTTGTTATTGAGGGATGAACAGAAAGGGCATTTCATAATATGGAAGATTGCTTCCTATTTTCTATACAATGGGAATTGGGTACACAGTTCTTTAACTTGTTGTTTAATTTTCTTCTGCAGTTCATTATTATTGATCTCGTTGAGAATACTCACAATCCAGTTACCAATCATTTCCATTTCAGATTCCTTCATGCCTCGTGTCGTAACGGCCGGTGTGCCAATCCGCATGCCACTGGTGACAAACGGCGACCGCTTTTCACCCGGCACGGTATTTTTATTAACGGTAATGCCTGCTCGCCCTAAGGCCTCTTCGGCCTGCTGACCCGTGATGGGCTTGTCTTTAAGATCGACCAATATCAAATGATTGTCGGTGCCACCCGAAACCAGCTTATACCCTTGCGCCATAAGCGTTGCCCCCAACTTTTGGGCATTGCTAATCACTTGCTCACAATATTTTTTAAATTCAGGTTTTAAGGCCTCTTGAAAGGCTATAGCCTTTGCAGCAATCACATGCATTAGGGGCCCACCCTGAATACCGGGAAAGATTTTACTATTGATGGGTTTGGCAAATTCTTGGCGACACAAAATCAAACCCCCGCGAGGCCCGCGCAGGGTTTTATGAGTCGTGCTCGTCACAAATTCACAATAAGGCACTGGGCTTGGATGTAAACCTGCCGCCACGAGCCCTGCCGGATGCGCAATGTCGGCTAAAAGTTTGGCCCCTACTTCATCGGCGATTTCTCTAAAAAGTTTAAAATCGATTTTCCGCGCATAGGCACTGGCCCCCACCACAATGAGCTTGGGGTGATGCGTTTTGGCTAAATCACGCACTTGGTCATAATCTAATAGACCTGAATCTTCTTTCACCCCATAAGTAAACGCATGAAAAAGAAACCCTGAAAAATTAACCTTGGCCCCGTGGGTTAAATGGCCACCATGGCTCAAGTCCATACCTAAAACGGTTTCACCCGGTTTTAACGCCACCAAATAAGCAGCCATGTTGGCTTGCGAGCCGGAATGTGGTTGAACATTAGCCGCCTCTGCCCCAAACAATTGTTTAGCGCGATCAATAGCCAAGTTTTCAATGATGTCATAATATTCGCAACCACCATAATAGCGTTTGGCTGGATAACCTTCGGCATATTTGTTGGTCAATACACTGCCTTGGGCCTCCATGACCGCTGGGCTTACAAAATTTTCACTGGCGATTAATTCCAGGTGATATTCTTGCCTCGCCTTTTCTAACTCAATGGCTTCATAAACTTGCGGGTCAATACTTTGAATGTAGCTCATCTTTTTTTCAATGGATTGAATTTTATCGAGCCGCACGCGATGCCTCCCCTCCGCAAAGCTTGCATCTAACCAAGCCGCTATCATTTGAGTGGCTTTTTCAGGGGAATGGAGCCTACCCCCTAAGGCAATCACATTGGCATTGTTATGTTCTTTGGTAAGTTTAGCGGTTTCAACATCCGAAACTACCGCAGCCCTCACCCCTTTATATTTATTAGCCACGATGGACATGCCAATGCCAGTGCCACAAACCAAAACACCTGCATCGGCCTCGCCCCGCGACACCTTTTCAGC of Deltaproteobacteria bacterium contains these proteins:
- the nrdR gene encoding transcriptional repressor NrdR, producing the protein MKCPFCSSLNNKVIDSRLSQEDSIVRRRRACEACGKRFTTYEQVEETFPLVVKKDGRREPYDRNKVIVGLQKATEKRPISVETIGKAVSDIEGEILDRGEKEVASHWIGALVMNKLKVLDEVAYVRFASVYRSFKDVGEFVTLIKNRNRL
- the rpiB gene encoding ribose 5-phosphate isomerase B, with the translated sequence MKIALACDHAGLSLKAAILRFLNSRKIEVLDFSPLNSDRVDYPDYAIRVAEKVSRGEADAGVLVCGTGIGMSIVANKYKGVRAAVVSDVETAKLTKEHNNANVIALGGRLHSPEKATQMIAAWLDASFAEGRHRVRLDKIQSIEKKMSYIQSIDPQVYEAIELEKARQEYHLELIASENFVSPAVMEAQGSVLTNKYAEGYPAKRYYGGCEYYDIIENLAIDRAKQLFGAEAANVQPHSGSQANMAAYLVALKPGETVLGMDLSHGGHLTHGAKVNFSGFLFHAFTYGVKEDSGLLDYDQVRDLAKTHHPKLIVVGASAYARKIDFKLFREIADEVGAKLLADIAHPAGLVAAGLHPSPVPYCEFVTSTTHKTLRGPRGGLILCRQEFAKPINSKIFPGIQGGPLMHVIAAKAIAFQEALKPEFKKYCEQVISNAQKLGATLMAQGYKLVSGGTDNHLILVDLKDKPITGQQAEEALGRAGITVNKNTVPGEKRSPFVTSGMRIGTPAVTTRGMKESEMEMIGNWIVSILNEINNNELQKKIKQQVKELCTQFPLYRK